The Archangium primigenium genomic interval CCATCTCCGCCAGCACCGAGGCCCTGCGCGACGCCTTCATGGGTCAGGAGGGGCGGGTGCGCCAGACGCCCTGGTTCAAGGCGGCCCAGCAAGGGCGCGTCACCAGCGAGACCCTGATGGAGGAGGATCCCATCTTCGCCATGCGGGTGCTGCACCTGGCCGCGCCCGTCATGGAGGGCTCGGGGAAGTCCACGGACGGGCGGCGGCTGGGCGTGCTGCTCGCGGCGTATGATTGGGGACAGGTGGGCGAGGTGGTGAAGGCGGCGCTGGCCCGGGCTCAGGCGCGCAAGAACAACAGCTTCGCGCTGGAGGTGCGCACGGCCACGGGCAGCGTGCTGTTCGACTCGCGGGACGCGGCGGCCCCGCACACGGCCGAGCCCGTCGCCGAGCAGGCCATCAACGGTCCGGACGTGCCGGACGTGGGCGATGGCTGGCACTTCGTGGCGCTGTCGGACCCGGCCGAGGTCTATGCCGAGGTCGACGCGCAGCGCGTGCACTTCTATGTCGGCATCCTGGTGGTGGGCGCGGTGGTGGTGCTGCTCACCTACCTGTTCGCCCGCCGCATCACCCAGCCCATCACCCAGCTCAACGAGGCGGTGCGCCGCATCGTGCGGACGGCGGACCTGTCGCGCAAGCTCGAGGTGTACGGCGACGACGAGGTGGGCGAGCTCGCCGAGTCCTTCCGGCAGATGGTGCACAACCTGAGCGAGACGACCCGCGGCCTGCAGCGGGGCACGCGCGTGCTCGGCGACACCGTGGCGGCGCTCACCCGGGCGGCCGAACAGGAGCAGAGCAACCTCACCCGTCAGGCCTCGGCGCTGCAGCAGACCCAGGTCACCGCGGAGGAGATCCGCCAGACGTCCATGATCGCCGCGGAGCGCGCCAGCGCGGTGCTCCGGGTGGCTTCCAAGGCGGAGGAGCTGGGCCGCGGCGGCGCGCGCTCGCTCGAGGAGAGCATGAGCGGCTTCGAGGCCCTGCGCACCAAGGTGGAGGAGATGTCCGGCCAGGTGAGCCAGCTCAACGAGCGCGCCCAGCGCATCGGCGGCATCACCCTGGCGGTCAAGGGGCTCGCCGACCGCTCCAACATGCTCGCGCTCAACGCGGCCATCGAGGCGGTGCGCTCCGGCGAGCACGGCAAGGGCTTCGCCATCGTGGCCAAGGAGATCCGCACCCTGGCCAACCAGTCCATCCACTCCACCACCCAGGTGGGCACGCTGCTCGAGGACATCACCCACTCCATCCACAAGACGGTGGAGCTGCACGAGGCGGGACAGCGGCGCATGGACGAGGGCATGACCCAGGCGCGCATCAGCGGCGAGAGCATCCAGGCGCTCAGCGGCATCGTGCAGGACAACATGAGCGCGGTGCGACAGATCGCCACGGCGGTGAGCCAGCAGAACGCGGGCTTCCAGGAGATCTTCAACGCCATGACCGAGTTGTCCGGCATGATGCACGACACCATGACGAGCCTCCAGGCCACCCAAGAGGTCACCGGCGAGCTGCGCGACGTCGCCCAACAGATGCACGAGATGGCGAGCAGCTACCGCGTATGAGCCCGCCCGTGCGCGCCGTCATCCTGGACCTGGGCAACGTGCTCGCCTTCCACGACAACGCCCTGCTCTTTCGCCGCCTGGGCGCGCGCGCGGGGCTGGACGCCGAGGAGGCCGCCCGCCGGCTGTCGGGCGCGGGCTGGACGGCGGCCAACCGGGGGCTGCTCGGCCCCGAGGGCATCCGGCGCGACGTGTGCGAGGCCCTGGGCGTGGACGTGCCCATGGAAGAATTCACCGCGCTGTGGAACTGCCACTTCACCCTGCATGACGCCGTGATGCCCCACGTGGAGCGGCTGGAGGGCCAGGTGAAGCGGCTGCTCCTGTCCAACACCAACGTGCTGCACGTGGCCTGGCTCAAGCCCCGGCTGCCGGTGCTCGAGCGCTTCGACCATCTGGTGCTCAGCTGCGAGACGGGCCACGTGAAGCCCGAGCCCGCCATCTACGAGGAGGCCCTGCGGCACGCGGGCTGCGCGCCCGACGAGGCGGCCTTCTTCGACGACCTGCCCGAGTACGTGGCTGCGGCGAACACCCTGGGCATCCGGGGCCACCTGTTCACCACCGCCGACGCCTTCGACGCCCAGTTGCGCGCGCTCGGGCTGTAGGCCCCGGCGCCCTGTCCTCGCGGCCATTGTCCG includes:
- a CDS encoding methyl-accepting chemotaxis protein, translating into MRVPLIGTLKLRGRLTWYVTLLTLIPLVSVSVTGLTNSQRAMSAQVHEMLRIEAEGLRDLVEASLVERETSVRSWAEDALLREALRTGDTRDSDAVLERLQLRYTTFAGLVLFNEEGKAISASTEALRDAFMGQEGRVRQTPWFKAAQQGRVTSETLMEEDPIFAMRVLHLAAPVMEGSGKSTDGRRLGVLLAAYDWGQVGEVVKAALARAQARKNNSFALEVRTATGSVLFDSRDAAAPHTAEPVAEQAINGPDVPDVGDGWHFVALSDPAEVYAEVDAQRVHFYVGILVVGAVVVLLTYLFARRITQPITQLNEAVRRIVRTADLSRKLEVYGDDEVGELAESFRQMVHNLSETTRGLQRGTRVLGDTVAALTRAAEQEQSNLTRQASALQQTQVTAEEIRQTSMIAAERASAVLRVASKAEELGRGGARSLEESMSGFEALRTKVEEMSGQVSQLNERAQRIGGITLAVKGLADRSNMLALNAAIEAVRSGEHGKGFAIVAKEIRTLANQSIHSTTQVGTLLEDITHSIHKTVELHEAGQRRMDEGMTQARISGESIQALSGIVQDNMSAVRQIATAVSQQNAGFQEIFNAMTELSGMMHDTMTSLQATQEVTGELRDVAQQMHEMASSYRV
- a CDS encoding HAD family hydrolase, coding for MSPPVRAVILDLGNVLAFHDNALLFRRLGARAGLDAEEAARRLSGAGWTAANRGLLGPEGIRRDVCEALGVDVPMEEFTALWNCHFTLHDAVMPHVERLEGQVKRLLLSNTNVLHVAWLKPRLPVLERFDHLVLSCETGHVKPEPAIYEEALRHAGCAPDEAAFFDDLPEYVAAANTLGIRGHLFTTADAFDAQLRALGL